One window from the genome of Alkalihalobacillus sp. LMS6 encodes:
- a CDS encoding IreB family regulatory phosphoprotein — MSSMDNTMQFNFNDDSFDKDVREVLLSVYDALEEKGYNPINQIVGYLLSGDPAYIPRHKDARTLIRKLERDELIETLVKSYLKEQGKAIK, encoded by the coding sequence TTGAGTTCAATGGATAATACAATGCAGTTTAACTTTAATGACGACTCCTTTGATAAAGATGTGCGAGAGGTGCTCTTATCTGTTTATGATGCACTAGAGGAAAAAGGCTATAATCCAATTAACCAAATTGTCGGGTACCTCTTATCTGGTGATCCAGCATATATTCCGCGACACAAAGATGCGCGTACGTTAATTCGTAAACTTGAACGAGATGAGCTAATCGAGACATTAGTAAAGTCTTATCTTAAGGAGCAAGGAAAAGCGATCAAATGA
- a CDS encoding DUF1292 domain-containing protein gives MAQEEKERFVIPDEEGTEHLFDELFRFSVDETNKSYMVLVPVGEEEEDEDEIEVFAFRYEDREDEENDIAFFPVETDEEWEMIEEMLNTFTEEEEEE, from the coding sequence ATGGCACAAGAAGAAAAAGAGCGTTTTGTTATTCCAGACGAAGAAGGTACAGAGCATTTATTTGACGAACTCTTTCGTTTTAGTGTAGATGAAACAAATAAATCATATATGGTATTAGTACCTGTCGGAGAAGAAGAGGAAGATGAGGATGAAATTGAAGTCTTTGCTTTCCGCTACGAAGATCGTGAAGACGAAGAAAATGATATTGCTTTTTTCCCAGTTGAAACAGATGAAGAATGGGAAATGATCGAAGAAATGCTAAATACATTTACTGAAGAAGAAGAAGAAGAGTAA
- the alaS gene encoding alanine--tRNA ligase yields MKHLTSAEVRQMFIDFFKEKGHSVEPSASLVPFEDPSLLWINSGVATLKKYFDGRVIPDNPRIVIAQKSIRTNDIEIVGKTARHHTFFEMLGNFSIGEYFKEDAIVWSWEFLTSEKWIGFDEEKLSVTVHPEDHEAYDLWIEKVGVPEERIIRLEGNFWDIGEGPSGPNSEIFYDRGPDYGNDPKDPELYPGGENERYLEIWNLVFSQFNHNADDTYTPLPKKNIDTGMGLERMVSVIQDAKTNFDTDLFLPIIKETEKLANATYNTGNEAADTAFKVVVDHIRTVAFAIGDGALPSNEGRGYVLRRLLRRAVRFAKTIGIEKPFMFNLVPVVGQIMEDFYPEVTQKKDFIQRVIRTEEERFHETLHEGLTILNDIMKKAKANNEQVIAGSDVFRLYDTYGFPVDLTEEYVEEEGLTIHREEFEKEMEAQRNRARAARQETASMGVQEDIFGDLKTPSMFVGYEHTETSATISVIVKEKDSVDQAKEGDTVSIILAETPFYAESGGQVADQGVIYTENGQGRVQDVKKAPNGQHLHTVEIESGTLQVGDQVQARIEVRERLDIVKNHTATHLLHQALKDVLGEHVNQAGSLVNRERLRFDFSHFGQVTPNELVQIEQLVNEKIWQALPVEISLKSLAQAKEMGAMALFGEKYGDEVRVVQIGDYSLELCGGIHVSNSAEIGLFKIMSESGIGAGVRRIEAVTSKGAYEFINNQLALLSQSQEHLKVKQLRDVPARIETLQQELREANRENESLTAKLAQKEAGQLMDKAVDVNGIQVLAEAVQAKDMESLRAMVDSLKKEDQKAVIVLGAKTGDKLSFVAGVTKLAMNEGLHAGKLIKEVASRTGGGGGGRPDMAQAGGKDPAKLNEALAYVTEHVNLIS; encoded by the coding sequence ATGAAGCACTTAACATCGGCTGAAGTTCGACAAATGTTTATTGATTTCTTTAAAGAGAAAGGCCATTCTGTTGAGCCAAGTGCATCTCTAGTCCCGTTTGAAGATCCAAGTTTATTATGGATTAACAGTGGCGTGGCAACGTTAAAAAAATACTTTGATGGTCGTGTGATCCCGGATAATCCTCGGATTGTCATTGCGCAAAAATCGATTCGGACAAATGATATTGAAATCGTTGGGAAAACGGCTCGTCACCACACATTTTTTGAAATGCTTGGGAACTTTTCAATTGGCGAATATTTTAAAGAAGATGCGATTGTATGGAGCTGGGAGTTTCTAACAAGCGAAAAATGGATTGGCTTTGATGAAGAAAAGCTATCTGTTACGGTCCATCCAGAGGATCATGAAGCGTACGATTTATGGATTGAAAAAGTGGGCGTACCGGAAGAACGCATTATTCGTTTAGAAGGGAATTTCTGGGACATCGGAGAAGGGCCGAGTGGTCCAAACTCTGAAATCTTCTATGATCGTGGTCCTGATTATGGCAATGATCCTAAGGACCCTGAATTGTATCCAGGTGGCGAGAATGAACGTTATTTAGAAATTTGGAACTTGGTTTTCTCTCAATTTAATCACAACGCAGACGACACCTATACGCCCCTTCCAAAGAAAAATATTGATACAGGAATGGGCTTAGAGCGGATGGTATCCGTTATTCAAGATGCAAAAACAAATTTTGATACAGATCTCTTTTTACCAATCATAAAAGAAACGGAAAAACTTGCTAATGCAACGTACAATACGGGAAATGAAGCGGCAGATACAGCCTTCAAAGTCGTTGTTGACCATATCCGCACAGTTGCATTTGCCATTGGAGATGGGGCGCTTCCTTCAAATGAAGGAAGAGGATATGTCTTACGTCGTTTATTAAGACGAGCAGTGCGATTTGCGAAAACGATTGGGATTGAAAAGCCATTTATGTTTAATCTCGTTCCTGTTGTCGGTCAGATAATGGAAGACTTTTACCCAGAGGTTACCCAGAAAAAAGACTTTATTCAGCGAGTGATTCGCACAGAAGAAGAACGTTTTCATGAGACGCTACATGAAGGCTTAACGATTTTAAACGACATCATGAAAAAAGCAAAAGCAAACAATGAGCAAGTAATCGCTGGTTCAGATGTGTTTCGTCTTTATGATACATATGGCTTTCCGGTTGATTTGACGGAAGAATATGTAGAAGAAGAAGGCTTAACGATCCACCGGGAAGAATTTGAAAAAGAGATGGAAGCTCAACGAAATCGTGCTCGCGCAGCTAGACAAGAAACAGCTTCTATGGGTGTGCAAGAAGACATATTCGGTGATTTAAAAACGCCAAGTATGTTTGTTGGCTATGAGCATACAGAAACAAGTGCAACCATTAGCGTCATTGTAAAAGAAAAAGATTCTGTTGATCAGGCTAAAGAAGGGGATACGGTTTCCATTATTCTTGCGGAAACACCGTTCTACGCTGAAAGTGGTGGACAAGTTGCCGATCAAGGGGTGATTTATACCGAAAACGGTCAAGGGCGTGTTCAAGATGTGAAAAAAGCTCCTAATGGTCAACACCTGCATACGGTTGAAATTGAATCAGGGACGTTACAAGTAGGCGATCAAGTTCAAGCAAGAATTGAAGTGCGTGAACGTCTAGACATCGTAAAAAATCATACAGCAACGCACCTTCTTCACCAAGCGTTAAAAGATGTTTTAGGAGAACATGTTAATCAAGCAGGCTCACTTGTAAATCGTGAACGGCTTCGCTTTGATTTCTCACACTTTGGACAAGTAACACCGAACGAACTCGTTCAAATTGAGCAGCTTGTGAATGAAAAAATTTGGCAAGCACTTCCTGTCGAGATCTCGTTAAAATCATTGGCGCAAGCGAAAGAAATGGGTGCAATGGCCCTCTTTGGTGAAAAATATGGTGATGAAGTCCGTGTTGTTCAGATTGGTGATTACAGTCTTGAGCTATGTGGTGGTATCCATGTTAGTAATTCAGCCGAAATCGGACTGTTTAAGATTATGAGTGAATCTGGTATTGGTGCCGGCGTTCGCCGAATTGAAGCGGTAACGTCAAAAGGCGCGTATGAGTTTATTAACAATCAACTTGCGCTTCTATCTCAATCACAAGAACATTTAAAAGTAAAGCAACTGCGAGATGTGCCTGCACGAATTGAAACACTTCAGCAAGAACTTCGTGAAGCAAATCGAGAAAATGAATCATTAACAGCTAAACTAGCGCAAAAAGAAGCTGGTCAACTGATGGATAAGGCTGTAGATGTAAATGGTATTCAAGTTCTAGCAGAAGCTGTACAAGCAAAAGATATGGAATCTCTTCGCGCGATGGTTGACTCTTTGAAAAAAGAAGACCAAAAAGCAGTGATTGTTTTAGGTGCAAAAACAGGAGATAAACTATCTTTTGTAGCAGGCGTAACAAAATTAGCGATGAACGAGGGATTACACGCTGGAAAGCTTATTAAGGAAGTGGCGAGTCGCACCGGTGGCGGTGGTGGCGGTCGCCCTGATATGGCCCAAGCAGGAGGGAAAGATCCAGCAAAATTGAACGAAGCTCTTGCATATGTAACGGAACATGTGAATTTAATTTCCTAA
- a CDS encoding AI-2E family transporter yields the protein MKREMYITDLVKWSKWLVILVFVLLLLYALSHLAPLFQIIQPLIWPILVAILLAYLLHPVVEKAVHLGVNRTLATVLLFLVFLVMMTTLLFIGIPIMSRQVQEAVQVLPEHLASIKGMVFEFQEQTERLPDPLQDHVTDWSSKMEQFVESSLDQVESVIVKVIQMSILWVVVPFLVFYLLKDFALLQRVGFYITPKKSREKVRLYLKDVDKTFGSYLRGQLLVAVCVGGLATIALWILGVPYALLLGLFIGATDLIPYFGAFIGAVPAVGSALLDSPQLALFTVISIFVIQQIEGNVLSPLIVGKTVHLHPILIILALLVGVEVGGVIGLLVAVPITAIAKVTILHIRNYLKGEVEMN from the coding sequence ATGAAGCGAGAGATGTACATAACGGATTTAGTGAAGTGGTCAAAATGGCTCGTCATATTAGTGTTTGTTTTATTGCTTTTGTATGCGCTCAGTCATCTGGCTCCGCTATTTCAAATCATTCAACCGTTGATTTGGCCCATACTTGTTGCGATATTGCTCGCTTATTTATTACACCCTGTAGTTGAGAAAGCTGTTCACTTGGGCGTTAATCGAACGTTGGCTACGGTATTATTGTTTTTAGTCTTTCTTGTTATGATGACTACCTTATTATTTATCGGCATCCCGATTATGTCACGACAAGTTCAAGAAGCTGTTCAAGTGTTGCCAGAACATTTGGCCTCTATAAAAGGGATGGTATTTGAATTTCAAGAACAAACAGAACGGTTACCAGATCCGTTGCAAGATCATGTTACGGACTGGTCTTCAAAGATGGAACAGTTTGTTGAGTCAAGTTTGGATCAAGTAGAAAGTGTAATTGTTAAAGTCATTCAAATGAGCATTTTATGGGTTGTTGTACCGTTTCTTGTTTTTTACTTATTAAAAGATTTTGCGCTTTTGCAGCGTGTCGGTTTTTACATCACACCCAAAAAAAGCCGCGAAAAGGTGCGGCTTTACCTTAAAGATGTCGATAAAACATTTGGCTCATATTTGCGAGGGCAGTTGCTCGTCGCGGTTTGTGTTGGTGGACTAGCGACCATTGCACTTTGGATTTTAGGTGTTCCTTATGCGCTACTGTTAGGATTGTTTATTGGTGCGACCGATTTAATCCCATATTTTGGCGCATTCATTGGCGCGGTGCCGGCTGTAGGTTCAGCCTTACTTGATTCGCCTCAACTAGCTTTGTTTACCGTAATTAGTATCTTCGTGATTCAACAAATCGAAGGCAATGTGTTATCACCTTTAATTGTTGGCAAAACGGTTCACTTGCATCCGATCTTGATTATTTTAGCTCTATTAGTCGGGGTTGAAGTAGGGGGCGTCATAGGACTTTTAGTCGCTGTACCCATTACAGCGATTGCGAAAGTAACCATCCTTCATATCCGAAATTACCTTAAAGGTGAAGTGGAGATGAATTGA
- a CDS encoding lipopolysaccharide assembly protein LapB: MDLKTGISLMKESNYEDAAKVFSDYIESNPSEPEGYINMANLLSILGDRDRAILFNERAIELDPDSSAPYYGLGVLAYQEDQFQKAIEWFLTAQQKGLHDADLFYMLGMSHYQLQSFAHAQANLSYAHELNKEDVEIAFQYGLCLAQQEQLEAAQQLFIDVIKQDATHADAYYNLGVIYVSNEAIDEALKCFDLALNNQEDHLLAGNAKRVIEDALNRG; this comes from the coding sequence ATGGATTTAAAAACAGGTATTAGCTTAATGAAAGAATCGAATTATGAGGACGCAGCGAAAGTATTCTCTGATTACATTGAAAGCAACCCATCAGAGCCAGAAGGCTATATCAATATGGCGAACTTGCTTAGTATTTTGGGAGATCGTGACCGCGCGATTTTATTTAATGAGCGTGCAATCGAACTTGATCCAGATTCAAGTGCCCCATACTACGGGTTAGGTGTTCTTGCATATCAAGAAGATCAATTTCAAAAAGCAATTGAATGGTTTTTAACGGCTCAACAAAAGGGGTTACATGATGCAGATCTATTCTATATGCTAGGCATGAGCCACTATCAGCTTCAATCATTTGCCCACGCACAGGCGAACTTAAGCTATGCCCATGAATTAAACAAAGAAGACGTTGAGATTGCTTTTCAATACGGACTTTGTTTGGCCCAACAAGAGCAACTAGAGGCGGCACAACAATTATTTATTGACGTGATTAAGCAAGATGCTACACATGCCGATGCGTATTATAATTTAGGTGTGATTTATGTTTCAAATGAAGCGATTGATGAAGCACTAAAATGTTTTGATTTAGCGCTTAACAATCAAGAAGATCACTTATTAGCGGGAAATGCAAAACGAGTCATTGAAGATGCATTAAACAGAGGGTGA
- the ruvX gene encoding Holliday junction resolvase RuvX, with protein sequence MKILGLDVGTKTIGVAISDAFGWTAQGLKTIRRSETNEVDDFKQITSLIEDHAVETVVVGYPKNMDGTIGASGERSEQFVEQLSQHVSIKIDLWDERLTTMAAERVLVDADVSRKKRKKVIDQMAASLILQGYLDRRSHLN encoded by the coding sequence ATGAAAATACTTGGACTCGATGTTGGCACAAAAACGATAGGCGTAGCGATTAGCGATGCCTTTGGTTGGACAGCCCAAGGTTTAAAAACGATACGAAGAAGCGAGACGAACGAAGTAGACGATTTTAAGCAAATTACTTCTTTAATAGAAGATCATGCGGTGGAAACAGTTGTTGTTGGCTATCCTAAAAATATGGACGGCACAATTGGCGCTAGTGGAGAACGAAGCGAACAGTTTGTTGAACAACTATCACAACATGTCTCAATAAAGATTGATCTTTGGGATGAACGTTTAACAACAATGGCGGCAGAGCGTGTTTTAGTTGATGCTGACGTAAGCCGTAAGAAGCGAAAAAAAGTGATTGATCAAATGGCTGCAAGTTTAATCTTGCAAGGCTATTTGGATCGTCGCTCGCATTTAAATTAA
- a CDS encoding ATP-dependent RecD-like DNA helicase, producing the protein MDVEETERYMKGQVTHVLFRNEENDYTVATVKIEKTNEQIEAKKTTIVGHLPELELEETYSFFGQVTEHPRFGTQYKVETFKREMPKTKNGIIKFLSSDRFPGIGVKTAESIVNQLGERAISLIINDRNVLEQVPKLKKDNAEILHQRLLEHQGAEQVIIQLSQYGFGTELSMNVYRAYKLQALDIIRTNPYLLIKDVEGVGFRRADQLGAAIGLKGDHPERIRAGILYLINELSVQDGHLYLYHAPFVEEVSKLLTTPNDPVSPEAVHEGLIQMDEEGFVITEQDRVYMKSLFYAERGIAQNIMRIKSYELKSEFTQADMEKTLGQLEEDHNVTYSVLQKEAIETALHSPIMLLTGGPGTGKTTVIKGIVGAYARLHGVNLDQQTGADKDARTAPLKLAAPTGRAAKRMAEATELPAGTIHSLLGWKGNATGFEKGDHDQLEGELLIVDEMSMVDAWVANQLFKAIPKGMQVILVGDENQLPSVGPGQVLKDLLDANVIPIVQLNEIYRQAEGSSIIELAHSMKDGHLPNDLTAKKPDLRFFSCHTNQVKQAVWQICENALNKGYSSREIQVLAPIYRGGAGIIELNTMLQTLFNPAKEERREIPFGDVIFRKGDMVLQLVNNTEENVFNGDRGEIVAILYAKETTEKKDQLVVSFDGLEVTYEKKDFGQLTHAYCSSIHKAQGSEFPIVVMPVVGNYQRMLRRNLLYTGITRAKQFLLLCGDLKTFEHAIHKHNDGRQSKLKERLQERMH; encoded by the coding sequence ATGGATGTTGAAGAAACCGAAAGATACATGAAAGGACAAGTCACTCATGTCTTGTTTCGAAATGAAGAAAACGACTATACCGTAGCAACGGTGAAAATTGAGAAGACAAATGAACAAATTGAAGCGAAAAAAACAACCATTGTCGGACATTTACCAGAGCTGGAGTTAGAAGAAACGTATTCATTCTTCGGTCAAGTTACTGAACACCCTCGATTTGGCACACAATATAAAGTGGAAACATTTAAAAGAGAAATGCCGAAAACGAAAAATGGTATTATTAAATTTTTATCAAGTGATCGTTTTCCTGGGATTGGTGTTAAGACGGCAGAGTCAATTGTAAATCAACTAGGGGAGCGGGCAATCTCATTAATTATTAACGATCGTAACGTTTTAGAGCAAGTGCCTAAGCTGAAAAAAGACAACGCTGAAATTCTGCATCAACGCTTACTTGAACATCAAGGTGCAGAACAAGTCATTATCCAATTGTCGCAATATGGATTTGGAACAGAGTTATCCATGAATGTTTACCGTGCCTACAAGCTTCAAGCTTTAGATATTATTCGAACCAATCCATATTTACTCATTAAAGATGTAGAAGGTGTAGGTTTCAGACGCGCAGACCAATTAGGAGCAGCCATTGGTTTAAAAGGCGACCACCCGGAAAGAATACGAGCGGGTATCCTCTATCTTATAAATGAACTAAGTGTTCAAGACGGGCATCTATATTTATATCATGCCCCATTTGTTGAAGAAGTAAGTAAGCTGTTAACAACTCCAAATGACCCTGTTAGCCCTGAAGCTGTTCACGAGGGTCTCATTCAAATGGATGAAGAAGGCTTTGTTATTACAGAACAAGATCGAGTTTATATGAAGTCACTTTTTTATGCAGAGCGTGGTATTGCGCAAAATATAATGAGGATCAAATCGTATGAACTGAAATCAGAGTTCACACAAGCTGATATGGAAAAAACGTTAGGACAGCTGGAAGAAGATCACAACGTAACGTATTCTGTTTTGCAAAAAGAAGCGATTGAGACCGCTTTACATTCACCTATTATGCTGTTAACAGGTGGTCCGGGTACAGGGAAAACGACTGTTATAAAAGGAATTGTGGGAGCCTATGCCCGCTTGCATGGAGTGAATCTCGATCAACAAACAGGTGCAGACAAAGATGCGCGTACGGCTCCGCTTAAGTTGGCTGCTCCAACTGGTCGCGCCGCTAAGCGTATGGCAGAAGCGACTGAGTTACCTGCTGGTACGATTCACAGTTTGCTTGGTTGGAAAGGAAATGCCACGGGTTTTGAAAAAGGCGACCACGATCAATTAGAAGGCGAACTTTTGATAGTCGATGAAATGTCAATGGTGGACGCGTGGGTGGCGAATCAGCTGTTTAAAGCGATTCCTAAAGGCATGCAAGTTATTCTCGTTGGAGATGAAAACCAATTGCCATCTGTAGGACCTGGTCAAGTGTTAAAAGACTTACTGGATGCAAACGTCATCCCGATTGTTCAACTGAATGAAATTTATCGACAAGCGGAAGGATCCTCCATCATTGAGCTAGCTCATTCCATGAAAGATGGCCATCTTCCTAACGATCTTACAGCCAAAAAGCCTGACTTGCGATTTTTTTCTTGTCATACGAACCAAGTAAAGCAAGCTGTTTGGCAAATTTGCGAAAATGCATTAAACAAAGGATATAGCTCTCGAGAAATACAGGTTTTAGCACCGATCTACCGTGGTGGTGCTGGAATTATTGAACTAAATACGATGCTTCAGACGTTATTTAATCCTGCAAAAGAAGAACGTCGTGAAATTCCATTTGGAGACGTTATTTTTCGAAAAGGAGATATGGTGCTTCAGCTCGTTAATAACACGGAAGAAAATGTGTTTAATGGGGACAGAGGAGAGATTGTCGCAATCCTTTATGCAAAAGAGACGACAGAGAAAAAGGATCAGCTTGTTGTGTCTTTTGACGGTTTAGAAGTGACTTACGAGAAAAAAGATTTTGGCCAGTTAACACATGCGTATTGTTCATCAATTCACAAAGCGCAAGGCAGTGAATTTCCAATCGTTGTCATGCCGGTTGTAGGAAATTATCAACGCATGTTAAGAAGAAATTTACTTTATACAGGCATTACAAGAGCAAAGCAGTTTTTACTTTTATGTGGGGATTTAAAAACATTTGAACACGCGATTCATAAGCATAATGATGGTCGACAATCGAAGTTAAAAGAACGTCTGCAGGAACGCATGCACTAG
- a CDS encoding O-methyltransferase, with protein sequence MINEEISAYVESLAPPKHSLLLEMEQLAIREHVPIMDGLSLNTMLAILRVKQPKQILEIGTAIGYSAIRLAEALPSTTIVTLERDEYRYEQAKRFIERANLTERIIPYLVDAEHAVDLVSKHGLFDSMFIDAAKGKYQLFFEQYEPFLSENGVMISDNILFRGLVAQADVTKEPKRVQKLVEKIKRYNEWLSHHPNFHTSIVPVGDGIACSTRIKREEHDTQSK encoded by the coding sequence ATGATAAATGAAGAAATTAGCGCATATGTAGAATCATTAGCCCCTCCAAAACATTCACTATTACTAGAAATGGAACAACTAGCGATACGTGAGCACGTACCGATTATGGATGGACTGTCTTTAAATACAATGCTTGCTATCTTACGTGTTAAGCAGCCGAAGCAAATACTTGAAATCGGCACCGCGATTGGATATTCTGCTATTCGATTAGCGGAAGCGCTTCCCTCTACGACGATTGTGACGCTGGAGCGTGATGAGTATCGCTATGAACAGGCAAAAAGGTTTATTGAACGAGCTAATTTAACAGAGCGAATTATTCCTTATTTAGTCGATGCAGAGCACGCAGTGGACCTTGTTTCTAAGCATGGTTTGTTTGATAGCATGTTTATCGATGCGGCAAAAGGGAAATATCAATTGTTTTTTGAGCAATATGAGCCTTTTTTGAGTGAAAATGGGGTAATGATTAGTGACAATATTTTATTTAGAGGTCTCGTTGCGCAAGCAGATGTCACGAAGGAACCAAAGCGAGTTCAAAAGCTAGTAGAAAAAATAAAACGATACAATGAATGGCTTAGCCATCATCCAAATTTTCATACGTCCATTGTACCAGTCGGGGATGGCATTGCATGTAGTACGAGAATAAAGAGGGAAGAACATGACACTCAATCAAAATAG
- a CDS encoding DUF3918 domain-containing protein, whose amino-acid sequence MRKSIAPLMVIGLGAAWYSTMNDKKTKKKVYNFFEPIMEADKKIMNAKTWKKTKKKVKKMFH is encoded by the coding sequence ATGCGTAAATCCATTGCACCATTAATGGTGATTGGTCTTGGAGCTGCTTGGTACTCAACAATGAATGACAAAAAAACCAAAAAGAAAGTCTACAATTTCTTTGAACCGATTATGGAAGCCGATAAAAAAATAATGAATGCGAAAACTTGGAAAAAAACAAAGAAAAAAGTAAAGAAGATGTTTCATTAA
- a CDS encoding PRC-barrel domain-containing protein: MQAMIGLPLVSVETGYEIGQISDGYMKNGRMVGFMVKKNHALLHHHGFLPFESIQHIGEQAIMVQDISKVEKLLEEHKHYDPIWTSRKKFRGKPVLSTEGEMLGLAEDVYFSMEVGTIVGYEVTDGWLSDIKEGRKVVKGHDLLLCKERAILSL; this comes from the coding sequence ATGCAGGCAATGATTGGACTCCCGCTTGTGTCCGTAGAGACTGGTTATGAAATCGGTCAAATTAGTGATGGATACATGAAGAACGGTCGAATGGTTGGGTTTATGGTGAAAAAAAACCACGCACTTTTACATCATCATGGATTTCTGCCATTTGAGTCGATTCAGCATATCGGTGAGCAGGCGATCATGGTACAAGACATTTCAAAAGTAGAGAAGCTTCTAGAAGAACACAAACACTATGATCCAATTTGGACAAGTCGAAAAAAATTTAGAGGTAAACCTGTGTTATCTACTGAAGGCGAAATGCTTGGTTTGGCAGAAGATGTATATTTTTCTATGGAAGTGGGCACCATCGTAGGGTACGAAGTGACAGATGGCTGGTTATCCGACATTAAAGAAGGACGCAAAGTGGTGAAGGGCCACGACCTTCTTCTTTGTAAGGAAAGGGCGATCTTGTCTCTGTAG
- the mltG gene encoding endolytic transglycosylase MltG: MAKDKNHNANDEYQERASQAKTVRKIVLISLSAFFVVLIAVIIGGYTYVANALKPVDSEDEGREIDVNIPVNTSTSQIAEILEDEGVIRNATFFRYYTRYKNESGFQAGTYSLHTAMDTDEIIEELKDGHVVAEAASTIVIPEGLTLNTLTERLSEFTGESQDDIFAFIDDEAFVQSLIDEYEMLTDEILDEDIHHPLEGYLFPASYQFEEEQPSIEKVVRTMLDQMQVVYDQRQGIVNGSDYTFHELLTMGSIVEREAREREDRFTIAGVLHNRLNEGMMLQVDPTVAYAQGEHIYMTTYDDLEVDSPYNTYQHTGLPPGPISTVREESLVASADPNSTDYLYFYARYNGEIIYNEDYDDHLEARDTYRHEWQEAVEDTE; encoded by the coding sequence ATGGCAAAAGATAAGAACCATAACGCAAATGACGAATATCAAGAACGTGCATCGCAAGCAAAGACAGTTCGGAAAATTGTCTTAATTAGCTTATCGGCTTTTTTTGTCGTTCTGATTGCCGTTATAATAGGCGGATATACGTATGTTGCGAATGCGCTTAAGCCTGTTGACTCAGAAGATGAAGGTCGTGAAATTGATGTGAACATACCAGTGAATACATCGACTTCACAAATTGCAGAGATTCTTGAGGATGAAGGGGTTATCCGCAACGCAACGTTCTTCCGCTACTATACAAGATACAAAAACGAATCAGGGTTTCAAGCTGGAACATATTCGCTACATACAGCGATGGATACAGATGAAATTATTGAGGAATTAAAAGACGGTCACGTTGTCGCGGAGGCTGCTTCTACCATTGTGATTCCGGAAGGGTTAACGTTAAACACACTTACGGAACGGTTAAGTGAATTTACCGGAGAAAGCCAAGATGATATTTTTGCCTTTATTGATGATGAAGCGTTTGTCCAATCGTTAATCGATGAGTACGAGATGCTAACAGACGAAATACTGGATGAAGATATTCATCATCCATTAGAAGGCTATCTTTTTCCAGCAAGCTATCAGTTTGAAGAAGAACAGCCCAGTATTGAAAAAGTTGTTCGAACGATGCTTGATCAAATGCAGGTTGTGTATGATCAACGACAAGGGATCGTGAATGGGAGTGACTATACATTTCATGAACTCTTAACGATGGGTTCCATTGTCGAACGTGAAGCTCGAGAAAGAGAAGATCGTTTTACAATTGCTGGAGTCTTGCATAATCGCTTAAATGAAGGTATGATGCTACAAGTAGATCCTACGGTTGCCTACGCGCAAGGGGAACATATTTATATGACCACTTATGATGATTTAGAGGTAGATTCACCTTATAACACGTATCAGCATACAGGTTTGCCGCCAGGTCCAATTTCTACGGTTCGTGAAGAATCACTTGTTGCTTCAGCGGATCCAAATAGTACAGATTATCTTTATTTCTATGCTCGTTATAATGGCGAGATTATTTATAATGAAGACTATGATGATCACTTGGAAGCGAGAGATACGTATCGTCATGAATGGCAAGAAGCAGTTGAAGATACTGAATAA